The Epilithonimonas zeae genome contains the following window.
CCTTATTTCTTGTATAAATTCCTTCGGTGTACCGTTCACATTAATAAGCTTTACAGCGCCTTGCAATATGATATAGTAGTATTGAGTTTCTTCACCGGATGAGAAGATAATATCTCCGGCAGAATAATTTCTCTTTTCAGCAGTAATGCCACTACTTAGCAATTCATCAATCATCATAATCTAATTTTAAGTGAAAAAATTATAGACATATCAATAAGCGTTGAATTTTAAGTTAATGACATACCTTTTACTTTTGATTCCGTTCAGCTGCAAACGTTAAAACCAATTTAACATTCCATTTTGGTCAATTGGATTACTAATACTTAACAGATACAGTCAATAATATATACGAGCTAATTAAGGATTTGGTTTTTTGTAAATAAAATCTAATTGATTTTGATTACTAATTTCGATATTTCATCGGTTACTGGTAACAAGACAAGCAAAGCCAACTAAAGATTTATTATTCCAAATCAGATTACATTTATTTTTTAAAGCTAAATTGAAAATAGATATAGACTAAAAGAAATTATTTGATAAAAATGAACTTTTTAACTCTTGTTTAATTTGGCTCAAACGAACCAAATCATCGATAAAAGTGTTTGAAGACACGCTCGTCTTGGTCACAAAACCGACATTTGAAGATTTTTCACTTCTTTGTCGGTTTTTTTTATTTCCTAATTCCTTCTTTATCAGAAAGATAGTATGTACAAAAGTATTGATTTTTGCGGTTTGAAAATTCTCTCCGTCAAAGGTTAACTTTTCAGGATATATCAAACCAATTATAGCTCTTTTGTCTACTGAATCTGCTTTTTTATATCTCTCAGAAATTTTCGTAACAGCCTTCAAAGCCGCGTCCAGCTTAAGTTCTACGTTATTATCCTTCTTGGTTTGCTTTATCGAATTGAGTTTGAATAAGAGTCGGTCAAGTTCATCCTTATTTTTTGTCTTCACTGCTCTAAAATCCTCTTCATCTAATTTATCTTCCAGATATAAATCTCTTGCTTTTGCTATCTTTTGTTCAATTCTGGTGACTTGCTCGGTCAGTATTTTTCGCTCATCATCAAGGCCGTCCGAAACACTTGAAAAATTTTTCATCATTATAGTTTTTAACAAACTTGCAAATGCTGGAATAAACTCAAATTTTGAAAGTTCTGCCTCAAATAGTTCATTAACTATTTCAGAGTTGTGACGGAAGCCACACGCTAAAGTACAATGGTAATAGTAATAATGCTTTGACCTTCCTTTAGCACTACTTGCAGTTAAATTTTTTCCACATTTTGGGCATAGCAGTAATCCGCGCAGAGGATACCTATCTTCATTGATCACCCTACCTCCCGGTAAAAAAATATCTTTATTGCTTTTCCTTCTGAGTATATGTTGAACTTTCATAAAAAGCTCTTCTGAGATTAAAGGCTCATGTTTGCCTTTAATAACTCTCTCTTCTTCATCACCATGGGCTTTTAGCACAATATTACCACAATAAACCACATTGCGAAGAGCCTCAAGAAAAGAATTACGTGTGAGTTTCCTACCCTCCCTTTTATTCATTAGCTCTCTAACTTTTGCACTTGGCAGATGTCCTTTCGCTACTTCCTTAAAGGCCCAGATGATGTTAGAGGCCTCAGGTTCTTTTACTGCCACATATTTTCTGCCATCTTCCGTGCACTTATTGATATATCCGTAAGGCGCAGTTCCCATCATTCTGCCTTCTTTAATGGCTCTGCGCATTCCATAAATAACATTCAATGCACGACGATCATTTTCTACTTCAGGAGTTGAAAGATATATAGCCAATAAAAGTTTATTTTCAGGAACTCTCAAGTCTAAAGGCTGCTCAATAGCCTGAGGAGAAATATTTAACTTAGTAAGTTTAGAGATCATCTGGTAAGCTTCGCTTGTATTACGGCTAAACCTATCCCATTTCGTAAACAAAAGAAGTCTAACTTCTTTAGCAGGCTTGCCTCTTCTGAAGCTAAACATATATTTCTGCCACTCTGGTCTGTCGAAAGTTTTTGCAGAATGATCCTCAAAAATTACCCGATCGATTTGAATATTTTGACTATTGCAATGTTTGCGAAGGCGCTCTTCCTGATCGCGCTGTGAATAACCTTTATCAGCTTGTTCATCCGTTGAAACTCGGATATATAAATCGGCGATTTGCATAAAGTTTTCATTAATATGTTAGAAGGTGACTAATATTGAGATCAATTTGATTATCAATATTATATTCACTAAAATACGAAATTAATTTTTAGCAGAGATGAGCTCTTTGAGGGTCATCTTTACTAGAGTATGGAGTAAAGCCAGCACATCTGAAATTTCTTTTTCAGACATATTGATGTTTGATCTTTTCAATATTTTATCGGCCTCACTTACCGACATTTCGTTAAACTTCATAAGCGGTTCGAGCTCGAATTCCTTCAAATCTCTAAGTTGAGAATCTTTTTGTTTTCTTTTGCTACGCATCGCCCCTGAATACTTATCGCGTTAACTTATAGATTAATTGATCATTTTGACTCAGTATATTTTTTACAATAACTGTTATTTTAATAATCAAATATTATCAGCTAAAATCGCAATAAATATGGTAGAATATGGCATCATAAATTGATCAAAGTCTATTTAACCACTAAATGGGTTACTTACGAATTTTGATTTGTAATAAAGGATTAAAATAGAATAAACTACAAGAGCAAATCTTATAGTTCTTATCATTTAAATGTCTAGCCAGTAAAACATTATATAAAACGAAAGCAGATATTTGGAAAAGCTTTCTGCTAAACATCTCCAGTCC
Protein-coding sequences here:
- a CDS encoding recombinase family protein gives rise to the protein MQIADLYIRVSTDEQADKGYSQRDQEERLRKHCNSQNIQIDRVIFEDHSAKTFDRPEWQKYMFSFRRGKPAKEVRLLLFTKWDRFSRNTSEAYQMISKLTKLNISPQAIEQPLDLRVPENKLLLAIYLSTPEVENDRRALNVIYGMRRAIKEGRMMGTAPYGYINKCTEDGRKYVAVKEPEASNIIWAFKEVAKGHLPSAKVRELMNKREGRKLTRNSFLEALRNVVYCGNIVLKAHGDEEERVIKGKHEPLISEELFMKVQHILRRKSNKDIFLPGGRVINEDRYPLRGLLLCPKCGKNLTASSAKGRSKHYYYYHCTLACGFRHNSEIVNELFEAELSKFEFIPAFASLLKTIMMKNFSSVSDGLDDERKILTEQVTRIEQKIAKARDLYLEDKLDEEDFRAVKTKNKDELDRLLFKLNSIKQTKKDNNVELKLDAALKAVTKISERYKKADSVDKRAIIGLIYPEKLTFDGENFQTAKINTFVHTIFLIKKELGNKKNRQRSEKSSNVGFVTKTSVSSNTFIDDLVRLSQIKQELKSSFLSNNFF